A window of Fragaria vesca subsp. vesca linkage group LG7, FraVesHawaii_1.0, whole genome shotgun sequence contains these coding sequences:
- the LOC101310156 gene encoding c-1-tetrahydrofolate synthase, cytoplasmic-like, with amino-acid sequence MAAASMVFTDCSSPAAARLIQRTTPLLLRTAQNAVVFPRRLLNPPRSLSIHSSSSSPSQLSSASIVNEKLEIVNKRLDGKKVAEKIRGEIAEEVLRMKDAIGVVPGLAVILVGDREESATYVSKKKEACEVVGITSFEVHLPENATEQQVLEAISGFNEDPAVHGILVQLPLPRHMDEQNILNAVSIEKDVDGFHPLNIGCLAMRGREPFFVPCTPKGCIELLHRYDIPIKGKRAVVIGRSNIVGMPVALLLQREDATVSIVHSRTKNPEELIKQADIVIAAVGQANMVKGSWVKPGAVVIDVGINPIEDKTKRSGFRLVGDVCYKEAKEIASAITPVPGGVGPMTIAMLLTNTLISAKRIHNFQ; translated from the exons CCGCCGCCGCTCGCCTCATCCAACGAACCACCCCTCTCCTCCTTCGCACCGCCCAAAACGCCGTCGTTTTCCCTCGCCGCCTTCTCAACCCTCCCAGAAGCCTCTCAATCCACTCCTCCTCTTCCTCACCCTCCCAATTGTCCTCCG CTTCAATTGTTAATGAGAAGCTTGAAATAGTGAATAAAAGGCTTGATGGGAAGAAGGTAGCGGAGAAGATTAGAGGGGAGATAGCTGAGGAAGTGTTGAGGATGAAGGATGCAATTGGGGTTGTTCCGGGTTTAGCGGTTATTTTGGTTGGAGATAGGGAGGAATCGGCTACTTATGTTAGTAAGAAGAAGGAGGCTTGTGAGGTTGTGGGGATTACTTCTTTTGAAGTGCATTTGCCGGAGAATGCCACAGAACAGCAAGTGCTTGAGGCCATCTCTGGCTTCAATGAGGATCCCGCGGTTCATGGGATCCTTGTTCAGCTACCTCTGCCTAGG CATATGGATGAACAAAACATCTTAAATGCTGTTAGCATTGAGAAAGATGTGGATGGATTTCATCCACTAAACATTGGCTGTCTTGCCATGCGTGGTAGAGAACCCTTCTTTGTTCCCTGTACTCCCAAAGGCTGCATAGAGTTGTTGCACAGATATGACATCCCTATCAAAGGAAAGAGAGCTGTTGTAATTGGCCGGAGCAATATTGTTGGGATGCCAGTCGCCTTGTTGCTGCAG AGGGAAGATGCTACAGTGAGCATAGTCCATTCCCGAACCAAGAATCCTGAGGAGTTAATAAAACAGGCAGACATTGTAATCGCAGCTGTAGGGCAAGCAAATATGGTGAAGGGTAGCTGGGTTAAACCTGGTGCAGTAGTTATTGATGTCGGAATCAATCCAATTGAG GATAAAACGAAGCGTTCTGGATTTCGGCTAGTTGGAGATGTCTGTTATAAGGAGGCCAAAGAAATTGCTTCAGCTATTACTCCAGTACCAGGAGGAGTTGGTCCAATGACTATAGCAATGCTTCTCACTAATACACTCATATCAGCAAAAAGGATACACAACTTCCAGTGA